Proteins from a single region of Verrucosispora sp. NA02020:
- a CDS encoding TylF/MycF family methyltransferase: MSETLTHLPSTLSDPRALYCDLLKKALTRYVFQETWMPYQPRAASLHGRVYARYKHLLQRRGLELVLKFPFDADARANGRDWPPEADTMIGLRRLDNLERCLRDVLAQDVPGDLIETGVWRGGAVIFMRGMLQAYGDQSRSVWVADSFRGLPKPEAHRTEDVEDALWTQPFLAVSLDQVKNNFRRYGLLDDRVHFLPGWFKDTLPTAPVERLSLIRLDGDLYDSTMVALRSLYPKLSVGGYVIVDDYHAVRGCKQAVDDFRAEHGITDELHQVDWTCRYWQRTR, encoded by the coding sequence ATGAGCGAGACGCTCACCCACCTGCCGTCCACTCTCAGCGACCCGCGGGCGTTGTACTGCGACCTGCTGAAGAAGGCGCTGACCCGATACGTCTTCCAGGAGACGTGGATGCCCTACCAGCCCCGGGCGGCGTCGCTGCACGGCCGGGTGTACGCCCGGTACAAGCACCTGCTGCAACGGCGCGGCCTGGAACTGGTGCTGAAGTTCCCGTTCGACGCCGACGCGCGGGCCAACGGTCGGGACTGGCCGCCGGAGGCGGACACGATGATCGGCCTGCGCCGGCTCGACAACCTGGAGCGGTGCCTGCGGGACGTGCTGGCACAGGACGTACCGGGTGACCTGATCGAGACCGGGGTGTGGCGTGGCGGCGCGGTCATCTTCATGCGCGGCATGTTGCAGGCGTACGGCGACCAGAGCCGCTCGGTCTGGGTGGCGGACTCGTTCCGTGGCCTGCCCAAGCCGGAGGCGCACCGCACCGAGGACGTCGAGGACGCGCTCTGGACGCAGCCGTTCCTCGCCGTCTCACTCGACCAGGTCAAGAACAACTTCCGCCGGTACGGGCTCCTCGACGACCGGGTGCACTTCCTGCCCGGATGGTTCAAGGACACCCTGCCCACCGCGCCGGTCGAGCGGCTCTCGCTCATCCGGCTCGACGGCGACCTGTACGACTCGACCATGGTCGCGCTGCGCAGCCTCTACCCGAAGCTCTCCGTCGGCGGATACGTCATCGTGGACGACTACCACGCGGTACGCGGCTGCAAGCAGGCCGTCGACGACTTCCGGGCCGAGCACGGCATCACCGACGAGCTGCACCAGGTCGACTGGACCTGCCGGTACTGGCAGCGGACGAGGTGA
- a CDS encoding glycosyltransferase, giving the protein MTDLGSRESRTAPPDAAGAAADWVVYFSATPWHGGAHRQHALARQLATGYRVLFVDPPGLRVRTGTTVRRVEPAVWHAVAPTPVPFGRHLPTANAVNRRVAVAALRRWLRHDPAGVRLVWLDEDLAAPCADRLDAAAVVYDATDLDWTFTRRWNRHHLRRSLDRAVAAADLVLASSAALPTRMPAGRHAPVVLPNACDPEHFAPQGPTVPRPVAASRPLIGYCGAVDTRAFDADLVATVARAHPDWTFLLIGPSTAAGRAPLAGLANVLLTGPIPYADLPATLRACDVTVIPYRIGGLVDYVHPKKCYEYLALGKPVVATPLPALTALTDVVRLAAGPDEFARAIAGALTDATAPDQLARRRAVATANSWAARGEHLHRLLAGLAR; this is encoded by the coding sequence GTGACTGACCTGGGCAGCCGGGAATCCCGGACCGCCCCGCCCGACGCGGCGGGGGCCGCCGCCGACTGGGTGGTCTACTTCAGCGCCACGCCCTGGCACGGCGGCGCGCACCGGCAGCACGCCCTGGCGCGGCAGCTCGCCACCGGATACCGGGTGCTGTTCGTGGACCCGCCGGGGCTCCGGGTGCGGACCGGCACCACCGTGCGTCGGGTCGAGCCCGCCGTCTGGCACGCCGTGGCGCCCACCCCGGTCCCGTTCGGCCGGCACCTGCCGACGGCCAACGCGGTCAACCGGCGGGTGGCGGTGGCCGCGCTGCGGCGCTGGCTGCGCCACGACCCGGCGGGCGTACGACTGGTCTGGCTGGACGAGGACCTGGCCGCGCCCTGCGCCGACCGGCTCGACGCCGCCGCCGTGGTCTACGACGCGACCGACCTGGACTGGACCTTCACCCGCCGGTGGAACCGGCACCACCTGCGCCGCAGCCTGGACCGGGCGGTCGCCGCCGCCGACCTGGTGCTGGCCTCCTCGGCCGCCCTGCCGACCCGGATGCCGGCCGGTCGACACGCGCCGGTGGTGCTGCCCAACGCCTGCGACCCGGAGCACTTCGCCCCGCAGGGACCGACCGTGCCCCGCCCGGTCGCGGCGTCCCGGCCGCTGATCGGGTACTGCGGTGCCGTCGACACCCGGGCCTTCGACGCCGACCTGGTCGCCACCGTGGCCCGGGCCCACCCCGACTGGACGTTCCTGCTGATCGGCCCGAGCACCGCCGCCGGTCGGGCGCCCCTGGCCGGCCTGGCCAACGTTCTGCTCACCGGCCCGATCCCGTACGCCGACCTGCCGGCGACGCTGCGCGCCTGCGACGTGACGGTGATCCCGTACCGGATCGGCGGGCTGGTGGACTACGTGCACCCGAAAAAGTGCTACGAGTACCTGGCGCTCGGCAAGCCGGTGGTCGCGACACCGCTGCCGGCGTTGACCGCGCTGACCGACGTGGTCCGCCTCGCCGCCGGTCCCGACGAGTTCGCCAGGGCGATCGCCGGGGCGTTGACCGACGCGACCGCCCCGGACCAGCTCGCCCGCCGCCGCGCGGTGGCGACCGCGAACAGTTGGGCCGCCCGGGGCGAGCACCTGCACCGACTGCTCGCGGGGCTGGCCCGGTGA
- a CDS encoding LCP family protein, with amino-acid sequence MTNDIAPASIRRRLAEWQKATIALVALLGVACAGLVTLGVGLKHRYEGRVQREDILGRGTAPRDDERWAEGPLNLLLLGSDSRDGEPDQGLYPGQRSDTIMLVHLNATRDAATVVSIPRDSYVDVPAREGSWAGGKNKINAALAFGGASLAAETVHRLTGVTIDGVLVANFAAVRRIVDAIGGITVCLPYEVLSTDTATRWPIGCNQLDGRNTDDLMRQRHHVPGGDFGRIKNQQFVVRAIVEKVTSENLLTDPARLDRVLTTTAESLTVDQDLDLTELVLAVRRISASSLRFVTVPAADTDLTTPAGSSVLLDEERSAALFAAVREDRLDEWFASRSATSVPN; translated from the coding sequence ATGACGAACGACATCGCACCGGCGAGCATCCGACGACGGCTGGCGGAGTGGCAGAAGGCCACGATCGCCCTGGTCGCGCTGCTCGGGGTCGCCTGCGCCGGGCTGGTGACGCTCGGCGTCGGCCTCAAGCACCGGTACGAGGGCCGGGTGCAGCGGGAGGACATCCTCGGCCGAGGCACCGCGCCCCGCGACGACGAGCGGTGGGCCGAGGGGCCGCTGAACCTGCTGCTGCTCGGCTCGGACTCGCGTGACGGCGAGCCGGACCAGGGCCTCTACCCGGGGCAGCGGTCGGACACCATCATGCTGGTGCACCTGAACGCCACGCGCGACGCCGCCACGGTGGTGTCGATTCCCCGGGACAGCTACGTCGACGTTCCGGCGCGGGAGGGCAGCTGGGCCGGAGGCAAGAACAAGATCAATGCGGCGCTGGCGTTCGGCGGGGCCTCGTTGGCCGCCGAGACCGTGCACCGGCTCACCGGCGTGACCATCGACGGTGTGCTGGTGGCCAACTTCGCCGCAGTCCGGCGGATCGTCGACGCGATCGGCGGCATCACGGTCTGCCTGCCGTACGAGGTGCTCTCCACCGACACCGCCACCCGGTGGCCGATCGGCTGCAATCAGCTCGACGGGCGCAACACCGACGACCTGATGCGGCAGCGGCACCACGTGCCCGGCGGCGACTTCGGTCGGATCAAGAACCAGCAGTTCGTGGTACGGGCCATCGTGGAGAAGGTCACCTCGGAGAACCTGCTCACCGATCCGGCCCGACTGGACCGGGTGCTGACCACCACGGCGGAGTCGTTGACCGTGGACCAGGACCTCGACCTCACCGAGCTGGTGCTGGCGGTCCGGCGGATCTCGGCGTCGTCCCTGCGGTTCGTCACCGTCCCCGCCGCCGACACCGACCTGACCACCCCGGCCGGCTCGTCGGTGCTGCTGGACGAGGAGCGGTCCGCCGCCCTGTTCGCGGCGGTACGCGAGGACCGGCTCGACGAGTGGTTCGCGAGCCGGTCCGCCACGTCAGTGCCGAACTGA
- a CDS encoding glycosyltransferase family 2 protein: protein MVDATAIVVTYNSAGQIAAALTALRQAGLPVRLVDNGSTDRTVALVRSEFPEVTVVSGQGNVGFAAAVNRAACGVRSEVLLLVNPDCVVPPETARALVGAVLGRPDVGVAGPRLHDAAGRVAVSAHPFETLGTVVASRFGGPLVPAQVRRWLGGRHRRAAYEACQRGAEPTPVDWVSGACLAVRTSLFTAVGGLDEAYFMYYEDEELCLQARRRGAEVLYLPSVAAIHSGGASSSDPAWIWPHLYRSMLVFFSRHRPRSRQAVRAVVLLRALLGVALATVRLSLQPRAGIARMRAWTRVGRIAVTRLHIGGNH, encoded by the coding sequence ATGGTCGACGCGACGGCGATCGTGGTGACGTACAACTCGGCGGGGCAGATCGCCGCCGCGCTCACCGCGCTGCGGCAGGCCGGCCTGCCGGTCCGGCTCGTCGACAACGGCTCCACCGACCGGACCGTCGCGCTGGTCCGGTCCGAATTCCCCGAGGTCACTGTCGTGTCCGGCCAGGGCAACGTGGGCTTCGCCGCCGCCGTCAACCGGGCCGCCTGCGGTGTCCGCAGCGAGGTGCTGCTGCTGGTCAACCCGGACTGCGTGGTGCCGCCGGAGACCGCGCGGGCCCTGGTCGGTGCGGTGCTGGGCCGCCCGGACGTCGGCGTCGCGGGGCCACGACTGCACGACGCCGCCGGCCGGGTGGCGGTCAGCGCGCATCCGTTCGAGACGCTCGGCACGGTGGTGGCCAGCCGGTTCGGCGGGCCGCTGGTGCCGGCGCAGGTACGCCGGTGGCTGGGCGGACGGCACCGCCGGGCGGCGTACGAGGCGTGTCAGCGCGGCGCCGAACCCACCCCGGTCGACTGGGTCTCGGGCGCGTGCCTCGCCGTGCGGACCAGCCTCTTCACCGCCGTCGGCGGGCTCGACGAGGCGTACTTCATGTACTACGAGGACGAGGAACTCTGTCTCCAGGCCCGCCGTCGCGGTGCCGAGGTGCTCTATCTGCCGTCGGTGGCCGCGATCCACAGCGGCGGGGCGAGCAGCAGCGACCCGGCCTGGATCTGGCCGCACCTCTACCGCAGCATGCTGGTGTTCTTCAGCCGTCACCGACCCCGGTCACGACAGGCCGTCCGGGCCGTCGTCCTGCTCCGGGCGCTGCTGGGAGTGGCCCTGGCCACCGTACGGCTGTCCCTGCAACCACGGGCCGGCATCGCGCGGATGCGGGCCTGGACCCGGGTGGGCCGGATCGCGGTCACCCGTCTCCACATCGGAGGAAACCACTGA
- a CDS encoding O-antigen ligase, whose amino-acid sequence MATVGAALGTAVSLATMLPGIMALAATGALVFLAVFLLWPWTVLPVGIVGGAVAGGLVGGGDVRTYVAAHLLLLAVGATALLIRYAFGIGRGGRRTAADTGMLMVIGLTVAAACYGLAIGNLPTEVVVAGYQIAILPLYFFLATHTLITDRRLVAAGLLYVGVVAVLAAISMTVPGRHGGLLTLLAVPPLIWYAGRARGWRRVASVLLAGFFTIDVVLASYRGIWLAAGVTLLVMLVFGGRAVRTGLAATAATGCVVAALLALDPGVRERAQEIATGLEQSAGYRASESVVGLDVFAQRPVLGAGLGQSTTDVYLADFALTDVGPVYHAFYVTLLANVGLLGLALVLWPVLRGIRSGIADRDGAALPFAALCCGFLGAAIFAAPTDGHWELGLLPALALLTVRTRRTRDPGLLPSPTRIPEAVS is encoded by the coding sequence GTGGCCACCGTCGGGGCCGCGCTCGGCACCGCCGTCTCGCTGGCCACCATGCTGCCCGGGATCATGGCGTTGGCCGCCACCGGTGCGCTGGTCTTCCTCGCCGTCTTCCTGCTCTGGCCGTGGACCGTACTGCCGGTGGGGATCGTCGGCGGCGCGGTGGCCGGCGGCCTGGTCGGCGGGGGAGACGTCCGCACGTACGTGGCGGCGCACCTGCTGCTGCTGGCCGTCGGCGCGACCGCCCTGCTGATCCGCTACGCCTTCGGCATCGGCCGGGGCGGCCGGCGGACGGCCGCCGACACCGGCATGCTGATGGTGATCGGGCTGACCGTCGCCGCCGCCTGCTACGGCCTCGCCATCGGCAACCTGCCCACCGAGGTCGTCGTCGCCGGATACCAGATCGCGATCCTCCCGCTCTATTTCTTCCTGGCCACGCACACCCTCATCACGGATCGCCGGCTGGTCGCCGCCGGGCTGCTCTACGTCGGTGTCGTGGCGGTCCTGGCCGCCATCTCGATGACCGTCCCCGGTCGGCACGGCGGGCTGCTCACCCTGCTCGCCGTCCCGCCCCTGATCTGGTACGCCGGGCGGGCCCGGGGCTGGCGCCGGGTGGCCTCGGTGCTGCTCGCCGGCTTCTTCACCATCGACGTGGTGCTCGCCTCGTACCGGGGCATCTGGCTCGCCGCCGGGGTGACCCTGCTCGTCATGCTGGTCTTCGGCGGCCGGGCGGTCCGCACCGGACTGGCCGCCACCGCCGCCACCGGCTGCGTCGTCGCCGCGCTGCTGGCCCTCGATCCCGGCGTACGCGAGCGCGCGCAGGAGATCGCCACCGGGCTCGAACAGTCCGCCGGTTACCGCGCCTCGGAGTCCGTCGTCGGGCTGGACGTCTTCGCCCAGCGGCCGGTCCTCGGCGCCGGGCTCGGGCAGTCCACCACCGACGTCTACCTGGCCGACTTCGCCCTCACCGACGTCGGCCCGGTCTACCACGCCTTCTACGTCACGTTGCTGGCCAACGTCGGCCTGCTCGGGCTGGCCCTGGTGCTCTGGCCGGTGCTGCGCGGCATCCGGTCCGGGATCGCCGACCGGGACGGCGCGGCCCTGCCGTTCGCGGCCCTGTGCTGCGGTTTCCTCGGCGCGGCGATCTTCGCCGCCCCCACCGACGGGCACTGGGAACTCGGGCTGCTGCCCGCGCTGGCGCTGCTGACCGTCCGCACACGCCGGACCCGGGATCCCGGGCTGCTGCCCTCGCCCACGCGGATCCCCGAGGCGGTGTCGTGA
- a CDS encoding glycosyltransferase family 4 protein, protein MHVLITVVGARTEHWIDLFDSLCERPDLRLTVLAADVSPTTRREFERLERRHPGFRAQILPHRLGEGRTGHMASVMFRFGGRSGPPVSPPPDVVHIIGEAAYLSTWQVLRMCRRHWPTVPTTLYAAQNVVIRFPMPFPVLERYAYRRVDMVLPITPAARQVLQVKGYRGAVTTVPLGVDTRIFRPRPEPDTTRPFTVGFVGRFEAHKGVLDLLRAAELVDCDVVLVGEGSLDDDVDRAARRRPGRVRRYGWTGHTELPDVLAQTSVLVLPALEIVQRNVLPWVGIPLREQFGRVLVEAMASGVPVIGSDVGEIPYVVGDAGLIFPAGDVTALADRLGRLRDDPATARELSEAGLRRATEEFAWDRIADRLDRVWRQLHEERMSIPVPARAGQKVRDDADREVAA, encoded by the coding sequence ATGCACGTACTGATCACGGTCGTCGGAGCGCGCACCGAGCACTGGATCGACCTGTTCGACTCGCTCTGCGAGCGACCCGACCTGCGGCTCACCGTGCTGGCGGCCGACGTGTCACCGACCACCCGCCGGGAGTTCGAGCGCCTGGAGCGGCGGCACCCCGGCTTCCGGGCGCAGATCCTGCCGCACCGGCTGGGGGAGGGCCGGACCGGTCACATGGCCTCGGTCATGTTCCGCTTCGGCGGCCGCAGCGGACCGCCGGTGTCGCCGCCGCCGGACGTGGTGCACATCATCGGCGAGGCCGCGTACCTGTCGACCTGGCAGGTCCTGCGGATGTGCCGCCGGCACTGGCCGACGGTGCCCACGACGTTGTACGCCGCGCAGAACGTGGTGATCCGCTTCCCCATGCCGTTCCCGGTCCTGGAGCGGTACGCGTACCGCCGGGTCGACATGGTCCTGCCGATCACCCCGGCGGCCCGGCAGGTGCTGCAGGTCAAGGGTTACCGGGGCGCGGTCACGACCGTCCCCCTGGGCGTGGACACCAGGATCTTCCGCCCCCGACCCGAGCCGGACACCACTCGGCCCTTCACGGTCGGCTTCGTGGGCCGGTTCGAGGCGCACAAGGGTGTGCTGGACCTGCTGCGCGCGGCCGAACTCGTCGACTGCGACGTGGTGCTGGTCGGCGAGGGCAGCCTGGACGACGACGTGGACCGGGCCGCGCGACGCCGTCCCGGGCGGGTCCGGCGGTACGGCTGGACCGGCCACACCGAGCTGCCCGACGTGCTGGCGCAGACGAGCGTGCTGGTGCTGCCCGCGCTGGAGATCGTGCAGCGCAACGTGCTGCCGTGGGTCGGCATCCCGCTGCGCGAACAGTTCGGCCGGGTGCTGGTCGAGGCGATGGCCAGCGGCGTCCCGGTGATCGGCAGCGACGTCGGCGAGATCCCGTACGTCGTCGGCGACGCTGGGCTGATCTTTCCCGCCGGGGACGTGACCGCGCTCGCCGACCGGCTCGGCCGGCTGCGCGACGACCCGGCGACCGCCCGCGAGCTGTCCGAGGCCGGGCTGCGCCGGGCGACCGAGGAGTTCGCCTGGGACCGGATCGCCGACCGGCTGGACCGGGTCTGGCGACAACTGCACGAGGAACGAATGTCCATACCCGTCCCGGCGCGAGCCGGTCAGAAGGTCCGCGACGACGCGGACCGAGAGGTGGCCGCGTGA
- a CDS encoding carbohydrate ABC transporter permease, producing MSRDLSPRTKLVLYGALLVLAVPFVFPTWWMVTSSLKPVADIFAFPPQLLPVDPRLDAYQRVFDLQPFGQQYLNSLYIALVVTVGTLAVAALAGYAFARIRFRGQNVLFLVVLAGLLIPSEVTIVPLFQMFFRLGLIDTHWPLILVPILGAPSVLATFIMRQFFLALPGELEEAARVDGLGRFATFWRIALPLSRPALGAVAIFTFLHSWNLYLEPIVFLSTPEKFTLPQALTQFVDAYGGPMWDVQLAAASMTALPVLVVFVIAQKQFVEGLAHTGLKG from the coding sequence ATGAGTCGTGACCTGTCGCCCCGGACCAAGCTCGTGCTCTACGGGGCGCTGCTGGTGCTGGCCGTACCCTTCGTCTTCCCGACCTGGTGGATGGTCACCTCGTCGCTGAAGCCGGTGGCGGACATCTTCGCCTTCCCGCCGCAACTGCTGCCGGTCGATCCCCGGCTCGACGCCTACCAGCGGGTGTTCGACCTGCAACCCTTCGGGCAGCAGTACCTCAACAGCCTCTACATCGCGCTGGTGGTCACCGTCGGCACGCTGGCGGTGGCGGCCCTGGCCGGGTACGCCTTCGCGCGCATCCGCTTCCGGGGCCAGAACGTGCTGTTCCTGGTCGTCCTCGCCGGGTTGCTCATCCCGAGCGAGGTGACGATCGTGCCGTTGTTCCAGATGTTCTTCCGGCTCGGGCTGATCGACACGCACTGGCCGCTGATCCTGGTGCCGATCCTCGGCGCGCCGAGCGTGCTGGCGACGTTCATCATGCGGCAGTTCTTCCTCGCCCTGCCCGGGGAGTTGGAGGAGGCGGCCCGGGTCGACGGGCTGGGCCGGTTCGCCACCTTCTGGCGGATCGCGCTGCCGCTGTCCCGGCCCGCGCTGGGCGCGGTCGCCATCTTCACCTTCCTGCACAGCTGGAACCTCTACCTGGAACCGATCGTGTTCCTCTCCACACCGGAGAAGTTCACCCTGCCGCAGGCGCTCACCCAGTTCGTCGACGCGTACGGCGGACCGATGTGGGACGTGCAGCTCGCGGCGGCGTCGATGACGGCGCTGCCGGTGCTGGTGGTCTTCGTGATCGCGCAGAAGCAGTTCGTCGAGGGCCTGGCGCACACCGGCCTCAAGGGCTGA
- a CDS encoding carbohydrate ABC transporter permease, with protein sequence MTRTDTRVDPATAGSAPDRARPFWTGRRRDHLTGYLFIAPQLLGSAVFVILPLALVVWYSLHEWNVLAGTFDFVGTDNYAALADDPNLGSVLRATGLFSVGLVVFNLALALLLAVLLNQKLRGTIVFRTLFFSPVVVSLVAWTIVWGFLLQDNGGVNGLLDTIGVDGPNWLRGEATAMFSVVVVQVFKNVGLNMVLFLAALQGVPAELYEAAEVDGASRLRQFWRITVPLISPTILLTSIITVVGSLQVFAQIAVLTQGGPGTSTTVLVYYLYQQAFQFHHFGYGATLSIVLFGIVLALTVAQWQMRKRWVFHES encoded by the coding sequence ATGACCCGTACGGACACCAGGGTGGACCCGGCCACGGCCGGGTCCGCCCCGGACCGGGCCCGGCCGTTCTGGACCGGCCGCCGCCGCGACCACCTCACCGGCTACCTGTTCATCGCCCCGCAGTTGCTCGGCAGCGCCGTCTTCGTGATCCTGCCCCTGGCCCTCGTCGTCTGGTACAGCCTGCACGAGTGGAACGTGCTCGCCGGCACGTTCGACTTCGTCGGCACCGACAACTACGCGGCGCTCGCCGACGACCCGAACCTCGGCTCGGTGCTGCGGGCCACCGGGCTCTTCTCCGTCGGCCTGGTGGTGTTCAACCTGGCCCTGGCCCTGCTGCTGGCTGTCCTGCTCAACCAGAAGCTGCGCGGCACGATCGTGTTCCGCACGCTGTTCTTCTCCCCCGTCGTGGTGTCGCTGGTGGCCTGGACGATCGTCTGGGGCTTCCTGTTGCAGGACAACGGCGGCGTCAACGGCCTGCTCGACACGATCGGCGTGGACGGACCGAACTGGCTGCGCGGCGAGGCCACCGCCATGTTCTCGGTCGTCGTCGTGCAGGTGTTCAAGAACGTCGGCCTGAACATGGTGCTGTTCCTGGCCGCCCTCCAGGGCGTGCCCGCCGAGCTGTACGAGGCGGCCGAGGTGGACGGGGCCAGCCGGCTGCGCCAGTTCTGGCGGATCACCGTGCCACTGATCAGCCCGACGATCCTGCTCACCTCGATCATCACGGTGGTGGGTTCGCTCCAGGTCTTCGCCCAGATCGCGGTGCTCACCCAGGGCGGTCCGGGCACCTCGACCACGGTGCTCGTCTACTACCTGTACCAGCAGGCGTTCCAGTTCCACCACTTCGGCTACGGCGCCACCCTGTCGATCGTGCTGTTCGGCATCGTCCTCGCGCTGACCGTGGCGCAGTGGCAGATGCGCAAGAGGTGGGTCTTCCATGAGTCGTGA
- a CDS encoding ABC transporter substrate-binding protein, with amino-acid sequence MRSGKGIRVVATALTGVLAMSACGGGETQDSGPATLRVTVWSANEAHLALFNEIADEYRQNNPDVTQITFDPLPFDTYTTALTTQIAGGNAPDLAWVFENSAPDFVASGALLPLDETLKKTDGYQYDDILPATLKLWQDDGKLYAYPFSTSPFGVFVNTDLLKQADQRTPAELIEAGQWTWDNAFGAAGATQAATGKAGLVIRDFDYKDWSNLSTIWTGWGARAWSEDGRTCGFAEPEMVEAMTRLHRAVFTDKALPGPGTTADFFAGDAAMTITQISRASLLEDDGFAWDLVPLPAGPKGPYAVVGQAGIGVLKRSPNAEAAADFLAFLTNPTNSAKLAQFFPPPRQSQLTADTLAKTNPKLEPEQLQKVVIDGITNGVVKPSHAGQAEISQQVRAGLDPLWKADADVRAVLDGVCGKIQPLLAK; translated from the coding sequence ATGAGATCAGGAAAGGGAATACGCGTTGTCGCCACGGCGCTGACCGGCGTTCTCGCCATGTCCGCCTGCGGCGGCGGTGAGACGCAGGACAGCGGCCCGGCCACCCTGCGGGTCACCGTCTGGTCGGCCAACGAGGCGCATCTGGCGCTGTTCAACGAGATCGCCGACGAGTACCGCCAGAACAATCCCGACGTCACGCAGATCACCTTCGATCCGCTGCCGTTCGACACGTACACCACGGCGCTGACCACCCAGATCGCCGGCGGCAACGCCCCCGACCTGGCCTGGGTGTTCGAGAACTCGGCGCCCGACTTCGTCGCCTCCGGCGCGCTGCTGCCACTCGACGAGACCCTCAAGAAGACCGACGGCTACCAGTACGACGACATCCTGCCGGCCACCCTCAAGCTCTGGCAGGACGACGGCAAGCTGTACGCGTACCCCTTCTCCACCTCGCCGTTCGGCGTCTTCGTCAACACCGACCTGCTCAAGCAGGCCGACCAGCGGACCCCGGCCGAGCTGATCGAGGCCGGCCAGTGGACCTGGGACAACGCCTTCGGCGCGGCCGGTGCCACCCAGGCCGCGACCGGCAAGGCCGGGCTGGTGATCCGCGACTTCGACTACAAGGACTGGAGCAACCTGTCCACGATCTGGACCGGGTGGGGTGCTCGGGCCTGGAGCGAGGACGGCAGGACCTGCGGCTTCGCCGAACCCGAGATGGTCGAGGCGATGACGCGGCTGCACCGTGCCGTCTTCACCGACAAGGCGTTGCCCGGCCCGGGCACCACCGCCGACTTCTTCGCCGGTGACGCCGCCATGACCATCACCCAGATCTCCCGCGCGTCGCTGCTCGAGGACGACGGGTTCGCCTGGGACCTGGTCCCGCTGCCCGCCGGGCCGAAGGGGCCGTACGCGGTGGTCGGACAGGCCGGCATCGGGGTGCTCAAGCGCAGCCCGAACGCCGAGGCCGCCGCCGACTTCCTGGCCTTCCTCACCAACCCCACCAACTCCGCCAAGCTGGCCCAGTTCTTCCCGCCGCCGCGCCAGTCCCAGTTGACCGCCGACACGCTGGCCAAGACGAACCCGAAGCTCGAACCGGAGCAGTTGCAGAAGGTCGTCATCGACGGGATCACCAACGGCGTGGTCAAGCCCAGTCACGCCGGGCAGGCCGAGATCAGCCAGCAGGTCCGCGCCGGTCTGGACCCGCTGTGGAAGGCCGACGCGGACGTCAGGGCCGTCCTGGACGGGGTCTGCGGCAAGATCCAGCCGTTGCTGGCGAAGTAA